A window from Argopecten irradians isolate NY chromosome 3, Ai_NY, whole genome shotgun sequence encodes these proteins:
- the LOC138318993 gene encoding uncharacterized protein — MHNHKSAHPNGPLYAEATKQIQNEIDNGNYIKTDKKPCIVSPIGVIPKPDGGVRLIHDCSRPLGQAVNDYVSGFDKQSFQTLDSAKALMTQECFMAKIDLKAAYRSVNISKHSQSVTGLKWKLDGSIQYLYDSKIPFGSRLGPGIFNRLTQAVRRMAERRGFSIVAYIDDFFQCEKTHERCQEAMNFLVNLLRKLGFQISWSKMAGPSQTLTFLGVELDSVHMEMRLPQEKLVALRAELEQFARRKRVSKRQLQSLAGKLSWAATAVIGGRVFLRRIIDAFCTLRNGDHKMYMRGDILSDVNWWRVGLSAFNGVAMLLDDDSPPAVIYTDACNEGGGGHWGDDWFYCNWDIDLPHVSSLHINQKEILSVLIGAQRWGHLWCNQRVFAYSDNSVTVACVNKGSSRNPFIMEYIRKLFWLSVKYNFRLSCRHIPGEYNVRADTISRLTEGNNLFEAWAYNVPYLVHASWYVGHLSSAVLSYFFSRSLYSNGAVPGPSCARVSG, encoded by the coding sequence ATGCATAATCATAAATCTGCTCATCCAAATGGTCCGCTATATGCTGAAGCCACAAAgcaaattcaaaatgaaattgacaATGGTAACTACATTAAGACGGATAAAAAGCCGTGTATTGTTAGTCCCATTGGCGTCATACCTAAACCTGATGGTGGTGTACGTCTTATTCACGATTGTAGCAGACCATTAGGACAAGCTGTAAATGATTATGTATCAGGTTTTGATAAACAGTCATTTCAAACTTTAGATAGTGCTAAGGCTCTGATGACACAAGAGTGTTTTATGgcaaaaattgatttaaaagcAGCTTACCGATCAGTAAATATCAGTAAGCATAGTCAATCAGTGACAGGATTAAAATGGAAACTTGATGGCAGTATTCAATACTTGTATGATTCAAAAATTCCTTTTGGGTCCAGATTAGGACCAGGCATATTTAATCGCTTAACCCAGGCAGTTAGGCGTATGGCAGAGCGGCGTGGGTTTTCCATTGTGGCATATATAGATGATTTCTTTCAGTGTGAGAAGACGCATGAACGTTGTCAAGAGGCTATGAATTTTCTTGTGAATCTTTTGCGTAAGCTTGGATTTCAAATTAGCTGGTCAAAAATGGCTGGTCCTTCCCAAACGCTAACATTTTTGGGTGTGGAACTTGATTCAGTACATATGGAAATGCGTCTTCCCCAAGAGAAATTAGTTGCTTTAAGGGCAGAGTTGGAACAATTTGCAAGGCGAAAGCGTGTGTCTAAACGACAGTTACAATCATTGGCGGGCAAACTTAGTTGGGCAGCAACTGCGGTGATCGGCGGGCGAGTATTCCTCCGCAGAATCATTGATGCTTTTTGCACCCTTCGAAATGGCGATCACAAAATGTATATGCGAGGCGACATTTTATCTGATGTTAATTGGTGGCGTGTAGGCTTGAGTGCCTTTAATGGCGTAGCTATGCTGTTAGATGACGATTCCCCTCCTGCGGTCATTTATACAGATGCGTGCAATGAGGGTGGTGGAGGTCACTGGGGGGATGACTGGTTTTATTGTAACTGGGATATTGACCTACCTCATGTCAGTTCTTTGCATATAAACCAAAAAGAAATTCTGTCTGTGTTAATTGGAGCACAGCGATGGGGACATCTTTGGTGTAATCAGCGTGTTTTTGCGTATTCTGATAACTCTGTTACAGTGGCGTGCGTAAATAAAGGTTCATCGCGAAATCCTTTTATCATGGAATATATTCGTAAACTCttctggttatctgtaaaatataactttagGCTCAGTTGTCGTCATATACCTGGAGAGTATAATGTTAGAGCTGACACAATTTCCCGTCTGACTGAGGGGAATAATCTTTTTGAGGCATGGGCATATAATGTCCCATATCTTGTTCATGCATCATGGTATGTTGGCCACCTCTCGTCAGCGGTCCTTTCTTATTTCTTCTCCAGGTCGCTCTACAGCAATGGAGCAGTGCCTGGACCGTCGTGTGCTAGAGTTTCGGGGTAA